A window of Cellulosimicrobium protaetiae genomic DNA:
GGCACCTCCGGCTCGGGCGGACCCGCCTTGTCGGCGGACACGTCGGCGTCGACCGTCACCGTCGTGGGCGCCGCAGGCTCCCCGCCGCACCCCGCGAGCAGGAGCACCACCGCGGCGAGCACGGCGCCCGCCCCTCGTCCCGTTCTCGTCACCCTCGACCCTCCCGTCGGCCCAGGGCGCGCGCCCTGCGACAGCCCCTCGACGGACCCGCATGTCCCGGTCACCCTACGGCCCGGCCTACGCTGATCCGGTGACCCGCGCCGTCGTCCCCGCCGATCTCGACGCGCTCGTCCGGGCCGTCGGGGCCGCGCTCGACGGCGACGGGCCCCCCGTCGCCCCCGTCCCGCTCGTGCGCCGGGCCACCGCGACGACCACGTTGCCGCCCGGCACCGCGCTCGTGCTGCGCACGTCGGGCTCGACCGGGGAGCCGCACGAGGTCGCCCTTGCGGCGACCGCGGTGCTGGCCTCGGGCGCCGCGACGCACGACCGGCTCGGGGGGCCGGGGCACTGGATCCTCGCCCTCCCGCCGACCCACGTGGCCGGGGTGCAGGTCGTGGCGCGCGCGCACGCGGCCGGGCGCGGACTCACGGTCGCTCCTCCGGACGCGCCGTTCACCCCCGCGGTCTTCGCGGCGCTCGTCGCCCGGACGCCGTCCGGCGAGCGCCGGTACGCCTCCCTCGTCCCCACGCAGCTCCACCGTCTCGTCGCCGCGGCCGACGCGGGCACCCCCGAGGGTGCCGCCGGCCTCGACGCGCTCTGCGCGCTCGACGCCGTCCTGGTCGGCGGCGCCGCGACGCCGCCCGCGCTCCTGCGGCGCGCCCGCGCCCTGGGCGCGCGGGTCGTGACGACCTACGGGATGACGGAGACCTCGGGCGGGTGCGTGTACGACGGCGCCCCCCTGTCCGGCGCGCGCGTCCGGGTCACGGACGTCGTCGAGATCGCCGGGCCGTTCCTCGCCGACGGGTACCTCGCGGACCCCGAGGCCACGGCGGACGCGTTCCGGACGGACGCGGACGGCACGCGCTGGTTCCGCACGAGCGACCTCGGCCGCCTCGACGGCCCCGCGGGGACTCTGACCGTGCTCGGCCGGGCGGACGACGTCGTCGTCACGGGCGGGGTCAACGTCGCGCCCGCCGCGGTGGAGGCCGTCGTCGCGGAGGTCGAGGGGGTGGGCGAGGCGTGCGTGGTCGGCGTGCCGCACCCGGAGTGGGGGCAGGAGGTCGTCGCGGTCGTCACTCCGGCCGGGCCTGCGCCCCGCGACCCCGGCCCCGACCCCGACCCCGACCCCGACCCCGACCCTTCGAGGGTGGGGACGGTCGCGGACGCCCCGGCCGCGCTCGTCGACGCGGTCCGTGCCCTCGTCGCGGATAGGCTGGAGCGGGCGGCCGCACCGCGGCGCGTGCTCGTCGTCGCGGAGCTCCCGCGGCGCGGACCCGGCAAGGTCGACCGCACCGCGGTGGCGCGGCTCGCCGTCGGGCACGCCCCCGGCTGATCCCACGGCCACCACCCACGGCACGACCCGCACGACCGAGACGGAGCACCATGGCCAGCACCACCGAGTGGGTCGCGGGCGCGCGCCCCCGCACCCTCCCCGCCGCCGCGACCCCCGTGATCGTCGGGTCCGGCGCCGCGGCCCAGGTGGACGGCTTCGCGTTCTGGCCGGCGCTGCTCGCGCTGGGCGTCGCGCTCGCGCTCCAGGTGGGCGTCAACTACGCCAACGACTACTCCGACGGCGTGCGGGGCACCGACCTCGACCGTGTCGGCCCGATGCGTCTCACGGCCACCGGCGCCGCCCGGCCGGGCCAGGTGCGCGCGGCCGCGTTCGGCGCGTTCGGCGTCGCTGCCGTGCTCGGGCTCGTGCTGTGCGCGGTGACGGGGCACTGGTGGCTGCTCGCGGTCGGCGCCCTCGCGATCCTCGCGGGCTGGTACTACACGGGCGGGCGCAACCCCTACGGCTACCGCGGGCTCGGCGAGGTCGGGGTGTTCGTGTTCTTCGGGCTCGTGGCCACGCTCGGCACCACGTACACGCAGGCGGGGGTGGTGACGTGGCCGTCCGCTGTCGGGGCCGTCGCCGTCGGGCTGCTCGCGTGCGCGATCCTCATGGTCAACAACATCCGCGACATCCCCACCGACGTCGTCGCGGGCAAGCGCACGCTCGCCGTGCGCCTCGGCGACTTCCGTGCCCGGCGCGCCTACGTCGCGATGATCTGGGTCCCGCTGCTGCTGGCGGTGGTGTGCGCGTTCGCGTCGCCCTGGGCGCTCGGGGTCCTGCTGCTCCTGCTCCCGGCCGTCCTGCTCACCGTCCCGGTCGTCGCGGGCGCGCGCGGGCCGCTGCTCGTCCCGGTCCTGGCGGGGACGGGGCTGTTCGAGCTCGCGTACGGCGTCCTGCTGGGGGTCGGGCTCGCGCTCTGACCGAGACCGCGAAGGAGTGCGGGCGGCGCCTCAACGGGCCGACGACGTCCCGGGCCGCTCGGTGGGCGCGTCGGCCACGGTCGGCCCCGAGGGCCGCGCCGCAGCGTCGAGGGCCGCGTCCTCGGCCGCCGCGTCGTCCTCGATCTCGCGCGAGAACCGCTCCCCCGTCCGGGCCCGGTGCTCGGCCCGGGCGGCGAGGTAGCGCGAGGCCGCCTCGCGAGGTCCGCGCAGGGTCAGGTACGACAGCATGAGCGCGACGACCGCGGCGAGGAGCACGAGCAACCAGCCCCGCAGGCCGGCGAACCAGAGTGCGCCCAGCGCGACGGCGAAAAGCAGCAGGCGCAGGACGGAGTAGACGACGACAGGCACCCCTCCAGGGTACGGCCCGTAGGCTGGAGCCATGCTTCGCGTGCTGCTCCCCCTCCTCGCCGTCGGCCTCGCGGTCTACGCGCTCGTCGACCTCGCCTCCAGCGACGAGGAGGAACGCGGCGGCATCCCGAAGGGGCTGTGGATCGTGCTGATCATCCTGCTGCCCTTCCTCGGCCCGATCGCGTGGATCCTCGTCAAGCGTTCCTCACGTCGCGGAGCACGGTCGACCGGGGGACGCCCGGTCGGCGGACGGGGCGCCGGTGGCGCGCGACGGCGTCGCGACGCACCCCTCGCACCCGACGACGACCCCGAGTTCCTCTGGCGGCTCGAGCAGCAGCAGCGCCGCCAGGCGCGCGACGAGGCGCGCCCGCCCACCGCGGACGACGCGCCCTCGGCCGACCGCGACGCGGCCGACGACGGCCGGACCGAGGGCGACGGCGACGCGCCGCGCCCCGGGGCGAGCAACGGGTCCGACGACGGCGACGACGCCCGCTGACCGTCGGGCCGCGCCCGGGCGCACGCGGCCCTAGGCTCGGCGCATGCCCGGTCTGCAGCGCGCCGTCACCGTCGCGGCCCCGCCCGAGCGGGTCTGGGAGGTCGTCACCGACGTCGAGCGCTGGCCCGAGCGCATCCCGACCGTCGAGGCCGCCGAGCGCCTCGACGCCGGGCCGCTGGCCGTCGGGTCCCGGGCACGGTTGCGCCAGCCCCGGCTCCCCGAGGGGGTGTGGACGGTCACCAGCCTGGTCGACGGCGCGTCGTACACGTGGGAGTCGCGCTCCTCGGGCGTCACCGTGACCGCCGGGCACGTCGTCGCACCGCACCGCGAGGGGTGCCGGCTCACGCTCACCCTGACCGTGTCCGGCCCGATGGCGTGGCTCGGCTGGCTCATGTCGCGATCGCTCACCGCGCGGTACGTCGAGACGGAGGCCGCGTCGGTCAAGCGGGTCGCCGAGTCCATGACGCCGTAGTCGCTCGCGCGGCGACGGACGTCCGGCCGAGTCCGGGTCAGTCGCCCGGGTTGAGACCCGAGTACGAGTGCTTGCCGTCGAACAGCAGGTTCACGCCCGTGAAGTTGAACAGCACGCACGCGTAGCCGACGATCACGAAGTACGCCGCCCGGCGCCCGGACCAGCCCCGGGTCGTGCGCGCGTGCAGGTACGCGGCGTACACGATCCAGACGACGAAGCTCCAGACCTCCTTGGGGTCCCAGCCCCAGTAGCGGCCCCACGCGTGCTCGGCCCAGATCGCGCCGCCGATGATGGTGAACGTCCAGAGCACGAACGCGACGGCGTTCAGGCGGAAGCTCAGCGCCTCGAGCTGGAGCGGCCTCGGCGTCGAGTCGAGCCAGCGCCAGCCGCGCGCGCCGAGGAACG
This region includes:
- a CDS encoding AMP-binding protein translates to MTRAVVPADLDALVRAVGAALDGDGPPVAPVPLVRRATATTTLPPGTALVLRTSGSTGEPHEVALAATAVLASGAATHDRLGGPGHWILALPPTHVAGVQVVARAHAAGRGLTVAPPDAPFTPAVFAALVARTPSGERRYASLVPTQLHRLVAAADAGTPEGAAGLDALCALDAVLVGGAATPPALLRRARALGARVVTTYGMTETSGGCVYDGAPLSGARVRVTDVVEIAGPFLADGYLADPEATADAFRTDADGTRWFRTSDLGRLDGPAGTLTVLGRADDVVVTGGVNVAPAAVEAVVAEVEGVGEACVVGVPHPEWGQEVVAVVTPAGPAPRDPGPDPDPDPDPDPSRVGTVADAPAALVDAVRALVADRLERAAAPRRVLVVAELPRRGPGKVDRTAVARLAVGHAPG
- a CDS encoding 1,4-dihydroxy-2-naphthoate polyprenyltransferase, translating into MASTTEWVAGARPRTLPAAATPVIVGSGAAAQVDGFAFWPALLALGVALALQVGVNYANDYSDGVRGTDLDRVGPMRLTATGAARPGQVRAAAFGAFGVAAVLGLVLCAVTGHWWLLAVGALAILAGWYYTGGRNPYGYRGLGEVGVFVFFGLVATLGTTYTQAGVVTWPSAVGAVAVGLLACAILMVNNIRDIPTDVVAGKRTLAVRLGDFRARRAYVAMIWVPLLLAVVCAFASPWALGVLLLLLPAVLLTVPVVAGARGPLLVPVLAGTGLFELAYGVLLGVGLAL
- a CDS encoding DUF4229 domain-containing protein, whose translation is MPVVVYSVLRLLLFAVALGALWFAGLRGWLLVLLAAVVALMLSYLTLRGPREAASRYLAARAEHRARTGERFSREIEDDAAAEDAALDAAARPSGPTVADAPTERPGTSSAR
- a CDS encoding SRPBCC family protein — its product is MPGLQRAVTVAAPPERVWEVVTDVERWPERIPTVEAAERLDAGPLAVGSRARLRQPRLPEGVWTVTSLVDGASYTWESRSSGVTVTAGHVVAPHREGCRLTLTLTVSGPMAWLGWLMSRSLTARYVETEAASVKRVAESMTP
- a CDS encoding PLD nuclease N-terminal domain-containing protein → MLRVLLPLLAVGLAVYALVDLASSDEEERGGIPKGLWIVLIILLPFLGPIAWILVKRSSRRGARSTGGRPVGGRGAGGARRRRDAPLAPDDDPEFLWRLEQQQRRQARDEARPPTADDAPSADRDAADDGRTEGDGDAPRPGASNGSDDGDDAR